A DNA window from Anastrepha ludens isolate Willacy chromosome 6, idAnaLude1.1, whole genome shotgun sequence contains the following coding sequences:
- the LOC128867597 gene encoding mucin-2 — translation MTRRLQIFITPISVLVICLWVCLLAPAHAAEKWSRQLEPTSPGVSDSFDWVPVAQPVDSSTAKDRSANARVLTYSQAFPPNGRFGDLHKPHNPPVSQQQPFDFPYQFQRFVNPPPRPQVGSPFGAPPLKPAAPAVSLQSGEPTSQSFLKFEMPFRTDGGNRGASGPPSSLQTGYQIQHTFGGGAQATLFSSPVYNDQPVFPPEFHPIPQKPLQQSLQKPLPQQNFIEDSFPTKNIYRESKPNPTQQSLQSVTPQVFPVEPPADQFFDLNRPASFNSQLPFQQADSVPTAPFQQSATAPTAPASAPTSNGGNQQDVQLLYVPYDTLYNQQKPESQAFEVNKYNINAGLPTVNPFQINQFYTQDSLGPLDQQNYFTTSTTTTSTSRPKTTTLKPTTIFQNYANPQLTTPRPKPKAHQPPLAMFLVRNSARPTQSDVVSALRHSNTIAVVDAPTKKIPEIFVGPAGMSTPDGYVKFDLPYLSQLTQTRELRDIPFFVAPLSYRTPSGFNKILLPEPHVGSIVINLAKSNSITQEVISQPAKPSVVYSQNDINQYQAPPQPTQRVRPHRVKQPSTTKDYYPAGTLNEHVHKNRDQFEVTTQRATLAPTRGNKFNYFYNQDAIQEVSSPKVTKHDRPKKKRPQHVQQQQPIEQPTFTQTITNPYAQFQPAPNQIFSDDIYKVQPNRPAPSTSTSTSTTTTTTSTTSTTAAPAHAFFTFNPNGQVEFPSAHGPLYSFGTIPKEPVEEQVPRFTTRPPTTPEEEYRMKQYFRQQDAFRNRPQIVNPTNPPFEQVQYTPVDLDYERNQNVPTTHKTTSTTKQRVTFYSPSQPAASAPEDTYNVVQQPDFTELQRDKEIQAELKPHRKQPSNHRPLYNQNEIPDSTVEYEPNPYHVPSELPPLTPNLPGLVNNLEENDKQNAVAELATTTPAQPEKELPTRPTRRPINRVRKPVVSKVTSSVSYSETETSTRRPIQRVRRPFGARATASTTATPDGEEEATSTTRRPSSAARNPLIRNPNRIRYQPTPEERQTLRTKQRKKYGDSGKDEDLDYQRDVLKQNYPIIKPLSSRTPSSPTAIPSSYTTSTGAEAPTSETQQVYTVTPSNTVETNEQTFPAGMLEPMQIAQQYSQYTKDNFGPGYFPNQEDLGPTEPIIRNEINPVFTTLPSTTTSTTSTTTTTTEEPQVTTRRSPFIRRNYPRLRTTTTEAPTTAPAETETKTSLRPRIPPRKVIKVRSRTRRPQYSVSSTPSPEEESEVEEPKNNFRKINRFNHDLYENDAAPPQRRRQRPSFQLDGQESQWSPALKLGSNHHFKPSNPKDRAKESEHKFEEEPEIVTIGPENDKKADNFEVNVSASFGEVKPTVRAPNLKPEKSFAELLEEVMGKAPEEKPLESVEETSTRSTDDTFFESQKTTIFNRINRRNKFKKLRLPSTPNSESFETAESQNLGSQLYNSLYGKEKSTIEIVNELKTTTPLTPASIGKITGTTLTTTASPLSTMYTDEPTTPEQLEVTSYATTLAMDEAVEKTTNAPVENEAESVTAESATRRMDDAVDDLESQPSIFSEVKRQLHDLFAIEESEDHAVTAALAAVGKRRQEYMNIKRTKPDTTTQAMNAAADVTSTTESTISATTEETAAKKPLQKSLMDQVVYATSTSTKVTSETEICYRGRCIRSEDLPANHKLH, via the exons GATAGTTCTACTGCCAAAGATCGTTCGGCAAATGCGCGCGTGCTCACCTACTCCCAGGCTTTCCCACCAAATGGACGTTTCGGTGACCTGCACAAACCACATAATCCACCCGTTTCTCAGCAGCAACCGTTCGATTTTCCTTACCAGTTTCAACGATTCGTTAATCCACCACCACGTCCACAAGTTGGTTCACCTTTCGGCGCGCCACCACTTAAACCTGCTGCTCCTGCAGTGTCACTGCAATCTGGTGAACCGACTTCGCAATCGTTCCTCAAGTTTGAGATGCCCTTCCGCACGGACGGTGGCAATCGTGGTGCTTCGGGTCCACCAAGTTCATTGCAGACAGGCTACCAAATTCAGCACACCTTCGGTGGTGGTGCACAAGCAACACTCTTTAGTTCGCCAGTATATAATGATCAACCTGTTTTCCCGCCAGAATTCCACCCGATACCACAAAAACCACTGCAGCAGTCTTTGCAAAAGCCACTGCCGCAACAGAACTTTATCGAGGATAGCTTCCCGACGAAGAATATTTACCGTGAATCAAAGCCCAATCCAACGCAACAATCTTTGCAAAGCGTCACGCCCCAAGTTTTCCCGGTAGAGCCGCCAGCAGATCAGTTTTTCGATTTGAATAGGCCAGCATCATTCAATTCGCAACTACCATTCCAACAAGCTGATAGTGTACCAACAGCACCCTTCCAGCAGTCGGCTACTGCACCGACAGCACCTGCTTCAGCCCCTACAAGCAATGGTGGCAACCAACAAGATGTGCAGCTGCTTTATGTACCCTACGATACGCTCTATAATCAGCAGAAGCCCGAGTCACAAGCTTTTGAAGTGAACAAGTATAACATCAACGCCGGTCTACCAACTGTCAATCCATTCCAAATCAATCAGTTTTACACGCAAGACTCCCTCGGTCCACTTGATCAGCAGAACTATTTTACAACTAGTACCACTACCACCAGCACAAGCCGTCCCAAGACGACAACTCTCAAGCCAACCACCATTTTCCAGAATTACGCCAACCCGCAACTAACCACGCCACGGCCAAAGCCAAAGGCACATCAGCCGCCGCTCGCTATGTTTTTAGTACGCAACTCAGCGCGTCCCACACAATCGGATGTGGTGTCTGCTTTACGTCATTCCAACACCATCGCCGTTGTTGATGCGCCTACTAAGAAGATACCTGAGATATTCGTGGGACCTGCTGGTATGTCTACGCCAGATGGTTATGTTAAGTTTGATTTGCCTTATTTGTCGCAATTGACACAAACGCGTGAGCTACGTGACATACCCTTCTTCGTAGCGCCACTCAGTTACCGCACACCAAGTGGTTTCAATAAGATTCTCTTGCCCGAACCACATGTTGGCTCAATTGTGATTAATCTTGCAAAGAGCAACAGTATTACACAAGAAGTTATTAGCCAGCCGGCTAAGCCAAGTGTTGTCTACAGCCAAAATGATATCAATCAGTATCAAGCGCCACCACAGCCCACACAGCGTGTGCGTCCACACCGTGTGAAGCAACCATCTACAACAAAGGACTACTATCCAGCAGGTACGCTAAACGAGCATGTGCACAAAAATCGCGATCAATTCGAAGTCACAACACAGCGCGCTACACTGGCGCCTACGCGCGGCAACAAGTTCAACTACTTTTACAATCAAGATGCCATACAGGAAGTCAGCTCACCGAAGGTCACCAAACATGATCGTCCTAAGAAGAAGCGTCCACAGCacgtgcaacaacaacaaccaattgAGCAACCCACTTTTACACAGACCATCACTAATCCATATGCCCAATTCCAACCAGCACCCAACCAGATATTTAGCGATGATATTTACAAAGTTCAGCCTAATCGTCCTGCACCCAGCACTTCTACTTCGACCAGTACCACGACCACCACAACTAGCACTACTTCAACAACAGCTGCACCAGCTCATGCATTCTTCACATTCAATCCCAATGGGCAAGTTGAGTTCCCGAGCGCACACGGACCCCTCTATTCTTTTGGCACTATTCCAAAAGAACCTGTTGAGGAGCAAGTACCACGCTTCACAACCCGTCCTCCTACCACACCAGAGGAGGAATACCGTATGAAGCAATATTTCCGCCAGCAAGATGCTTTCCGTAATCGTCCACAAATTGTAAATCCCACTAACCCTCCCTTCGAACAAGTGCAATATACGCCTGTGGATTTGGATTATGAACGTAATCAAAACGTACCAACAACGCACAAGACCACATCGACTACCAAACAACGTGTCACTTTCTATTCACCATCTCAACCAGCGGCATCAGCACCGGAAGATACATACAATGTAGTACAACAGCCCGATTTCACGGAGTTGCAGCGGGATAAGGAGATACAAGCCGAATTGAAGCCGCATCGTAAGCAACCTTCAAATCATCGTCCTTTGTACAACCAGAATGAGATTCCCGATAGCACCGTTGAGTATGAACCTAATCCGTACCATGTACCTTCAGAACTGCCACCACTCACACCGAATCTGCCGGGACTTGTAAATAATTTAGAAGAGAACGACAAACAAAATGCCGTGGCGGAACTTGCCACTACTACACCAGCACAGCCTGAGAAAGAGTTGCCTACACGTCCAACAAGACGTCCAATCAATCGTGTACGCAAGCCCGTTGTTTCTAAGGTTACATCTTCAGTGTCCTATTCCGAGACGGAAACCTCTACACGTCGTCCCATACAACGCGTGCGCCGTCCATTTGGCGCGCGCGCAACAGCCAGCACAACTGCCACACCAGATGGTGAAGAAGAAGCCACATCAACAACTCGCCGTCCATCGTCTGCAGCACGCAACCCTCTTATACGTAATCCTAATCGCATACGTTATCAACCCACGCCAGAAGAACGCCAAACGTTACGTACGAAGCAGCGTAAGAAGTACGGTGACTCGGGTAAAGATGAAGATTTGGACTACCAACGCGATGTATTGAAACAAAACTACCCAATTATAAAACCACTGTCATCGCGCACGCCATCTAGTCCTACGGCGATACCCAGCTCTTATACAACAAGCACCGGCGCTGAGGCACCAACTTCAGAGACGCAACAAGTTTACACAGTCACGCCCAGCAACACTGTAGAAACGAATGAACAGACCTTCCCAGCCGGCATGTTAGAGCCAATGCAAATTGCACAGCAGTACAGTCAGTATACAAAGGATAATTTCGGACCAGGATACTTCCCGAACCAGGAAGATTTAGGTCCCACCGAGCCGATCATACGCAATGAGATTAATCCAGTCTTTACTACACTGCCAAGCACTACTACGAGCACCaccagcacaacaacaacaacaactgaagaGCCCCAAGTAACTACAAGACGTTCGCCATTTATACGCAGAAATTATCCACGTTTACGTACCACAACTACAGAAGCGCCTACCACAGCCCCAGCGGAAACGGAGACGAAGACTTCG ctGCGTCCACGCATACCACCGCGTAAAGTGATTAAGGTACGTTCACGTACACGTCGTCCACAATATTCAGTCTCTTCAACGCCAAGCCCCGAAGAAGAATCCGAAGTCGAAGAGCCCAAGAATAACTTCCGCAAAATAAACCGCTTTAATCATGATTTATATGAAAATGAT GCTGCACCACCACAAAGACGCCGTCAAAGACCGAGCTTCCAATTGGATGGTCAGGAATCGCAATGGTCGCCAGCCTTAAAATTAGGCAGTAATCATCACTTTAAGCCATCGAACCCCAAAGACCGTGCAAAAGAAAGTGAGCACAAATTCGAAGAGGAACCGGAAATTGTAACGATTGGCCCTGAAAATGACAAGAAGGCGGACAACTTTGAAGTGAATGTTTCCGCTAGTTTCGGTGAAGTGAAGCCGACAGTTAGGGCGCCAAATTTAAA GCCAGAAAAATCCTTTGCTGAACTTTTGGAAGAAGTCATGGGCAAGGCACCCGAGGAGAAACCACTCGAATCAGTCGAAGAGACCAGCACACGTAGCACAGATGACACATTCTTCGAATCGCAAAAGACTACAATATTTAATCGCATCAATAGACGCAACaaattcaagaaactccgaTTGCCGTCAACCCCAAACAGCGAGAGCTTTGAAACAGCTGAGTCCCAAAACCTTGGTTCCCAGCTCTACAACTCGCTATACGGAAAGGAAAAGTCCACCATTGAAATAGTTAATGAACTTAAAACGACCACACCACTCACCCCCGCATCAATTGGAAAAATCACAGGAACTACACTAACAACAACTGCTAGTCCGCTAAGCACAATGTACACCGATGAGCCGACAACACCCGAACAATTGGAAGTCACCTCCTATGCAACAACACTAGCAATGGATGAGGCTGTTGAGAAGACCACAAACGCACCAGTGGAAAATGAGGCCGAAAGTGTCACAGCAGAGAGCGCTACACGACGCATGGACGACGCTGTAGATGATCTGGAATCACAACCAAGCATATTCTCTGAAGTCAAGAGACAACTTCATGATTTATTCGCTATCGAGGAATCAGAGGATCATGCGGTGACTGCAGCGCTGGCTGCGGTCGGCAAGAGACGACAAGAGTACATGAATATCAAGCGAACGAAGCCGGATACGACTACGCAAGCGATGAATGCTGCAGCTGATGTGACATCAACTACAGAGTCAACGATTTCAGCGACAACTGAGGAAACCGCCGCTAAGAAGCCATTGCAAAAGAGTTTAATGGATCAAGTCGTATATGCGACTTCCACATCAACGAAAGTGACATCCGAAACGGAGATTTGCTACCGCGGACGTTGTATACGTTCCGAAGATTTGCCAGCGAACCATAAATTGCATTAA